A region of Bacteroidota bacterium DNA encodes the following proteins:
- a CDS encoding 5'-nucleotidase C-terminal domain-containing protein translates to MKNLKLFALPGLFAFFSACSFSPKLASVERNFIELNDTLISPDSTTIALISPYKKRIDDEMYGILIHSEMAFVKGQPESLLGNLVADLILKKANEYYQNKGEPIDFCLLNNGGLRSSLPEGEITRGKIFELMPFENELVVLTLSGEKVKMLFNYIASAEGMPVSGIKMGILKSKAVNILINEIPFDENKTYKVVTSDYLAAGGDKMSFFNEPVRMENLNKKLRDAIIEYMKEENGKGNRLKSKLDQRIYHEQ, encoded by the coding sequence ATGAAGAACTTAAAGTTGTTTGCCCTTCCAGGTTTGTTCGCCTTTTTTTCAGCCTGTTCATTTTCACCAAAATTAGCTTCTGTTGAGAGAAATTTTATTGAATTGAACGATACTTTAATTTCTCCTGATTCAACTACCATAGCTCTAATTAGTCCATATAAAAAAAGGATTGATGATGAAATGTATGGAATTTTAATACATTCTGAAATGGCTTTTGTAAAAGGACAGCCTGAGAGTTTGCTGGGGAATTTAGTGGCTGATTTAATTTTAAAAAAAGCAAATGAATATTATCAGAATAAGGGGGAGCCAATTGATTTTTGCCTTTTAAACAATGGCGGTCTAAGGTCATCCCTTCCAGAGGGAGAAATAACCAGGGGTAAAATATTTGAATTAATGCCCTTTGAAAATGAGTTAGTGGTGCTAACGCTTTCAGGAGAAAAAGTAAAAATGCTTTTTAATTATATAGCAAGTGCCGAAGGAATGCCTGTTTCCGGAATTAAAATGGGTATTTTAAAAAGCAAAGCTGTGAATATTCTTATTAATGAAATACCTTTTGATGAAAATAAAACCTACAAAGTAGTAACATCTGATTATTTAGCTGCAGGAGGAGACAAAATGTCTTTTTTCAATGAACCGGTTAGAATGGAAAATTTGAATAAAAAACTGCGTGATGCCATTATTGAATATATGAAAGAGGAAAACGGAAAGGGAAACAGGTTGAAATCTAAACTTGATCAAAGGATTTATCATGAGCAATAG
- a CDS encoding VWA domain-containing protein, with translation MGTAIDGSEAIAITAPAAEKVRILFIFDASQSMLSYWQTGKKIDSAKKLLIQMVDSLKHVNNVEIALRVYGNQPNGKSSYTKDCKDSHLEVPFAASNHIKIKAKLMEIVPKGTTPIAYSLGQSANDFPQCSSCKNIIILITDGIEECEGNPCAVTLALYQKGVFLKPFIIGMGLGPEIMKEFECVGKYYDTENEETFTKVLKTVIDEAVNATTAQVNLLDDRNNPTETNVVMALYNNATGKIKYNYVHSLNHKGNPDTLIIEHEYSYKMIVYTLPTVEKENIKLIQGKHNTIISSTPQGSLSLKVSGYTDYKNLKAIVRLNGKMETINIQETNKLQKYLTGKYDLEVLTLPRIYVSDIEIKQSHTTTIEIPQPGIASVVLPSIGFASIYLEDNSGLKWIYNLDETKSRENITLQPGSYRIIYRSINAKESIYTSERSFKMEPGGSISVQL, from the coding sequence ATGGGTACTGCCATTGATGGTTCTGAAGCAATTGCTATTACTGCTCCTGCTGCTGAAAAAGTAAGAATCCTGTTTATTTTTGATGCTTCTCAAAGTATGCTTTCTTATTGGCAAACGGGAAAAAAAATAGACAGTGCTAAAAAATTGCTTATCCAAATGGTTGACAGTTTAAAGCATGTTAACAATGTTGAAATTGCCTTAAGAGTTTATGGTAACCAACCCAATGGCAAATCAAGTTATACAAAAGATTGCAAAGACAGCCATTTGGAAGTACCCTTTGCAGCATCCAACCATATAAAAATAAAAGCAAAATTAATGGAAATAGTACCAAAGGGAACCACTCCAATTGCTTATTCACTGGGACAATCAGCCAATGATTTCCCTCAATGCAGTTCTTGTAAAAATATTATTATACTAATTACAGATGGAATTGAAGAATGTGAAGGTAATCCATGTGCTGTAACACTTGCACTTTATCAAAAAGGTGTATTTTTAAAGCCTTTTATAATTGGAATGGGCCTAGGTCCTGAGATTATGAAAGAATTTGAATGTGTGGGAAAATATTATGACACCGAAAATGAAGAAACTTTTACAAAAGTGCTTAAAACTGTAATTGATGAGGCTGTAAATGCAACTACAGCACAAGTAAATCTTCTTGATGATAGAAATAATCCTACCGAAACAAATGTTGTAATGGCCTTATACAACAATGCAACAGGAAAGATAAAATACAATTATGTTCATTCGCTTAATCATAAAGGAAATCCTGATACACTCATTATTGAACATGAATACAGCTATAAAATGATTGTTTACACCCTACCCACTGTTGAAAAAGAAAACATCAAATTAATTCAGGGTAAACACAATACCATTATAAGTAGTACACCACAAGGAAGTTTATCCCTTAAGGTTAGCGGATACACAGATTATAAAAATTTAAAAGCAATTGTAAGGTTAAATGGCAAAATGGAAACAATTAACATACAGGAAACAAACAAATTACAGAAATATCTTACTGGAAAATATGATTTGGAGGTTTTAACTCTTCCACGTATTTATGTGAGTGACATCGAAATTAAACAAAGTCACACAACAACAATTGAAATTCCTCAGCCTGGAATTGCCTCAGTTGTATTGCCCTCAATTGGTTTTGCAAGCATTTACCTTGAGGATAATTCAGGGTTAAAATGGATCTACAACCTTGATGAAACAAAATCAAGGGAAAACATAACACTTCAACCAGGAAGTTACCGCATTATTTACCGTTCCATAAACGCAAAAGAATCCATTTATACTTCTGAACGATCTTTTAAAATGGAACCAGGTGGTTCTATTTCTGTTCAATTGTAA
- a CDS encoding T9SS type A sorting domain-containing protein, producing the protein MKSKIFVKLLILFLIANATDVIAQQQPYGNWGCYDSLLVSPGTYCYPEYDPVCACNDTTYRNNCFARIAGFQQYVSGICEAVDFNIDVNPVYYALDLDIILKQEGPVTVYVFDWFGKVYYQDYFTNVKRMDLYIDAGSFKQGMYLVAVKNYEEQVIKKFVKIDR; encoded by the coding sequence ATGAAAAGTAAGATTTTTGTAAAATTGTTAATTTTATTCTTGATTGCAAATGCAACAGATGTAATTGCACAACAGCAGCCCTATGGGAACTGGGGTTGTTATGATTCACTGCTTGTTTCACCTGGCACCTACTGTTACCCTGAATATGATCCTGTTTGTGCTTGCAATGATACTACATACAGGAACAATTGCTTTGCCAGGATTGCAGGATTTCAGCAATATGTTAGCGGTATTTGTGAGGCAGTTGATTTTAATATTGATGTAAATCCTGTTTATTATGCACTTGATCTGGATATTATTCTTAAACAGGAAGGCCCTGTAACAGTATATGTTTTTGACTGGTTTGGCAAGGTGTATTACCAGGACTATTTTACAAATGTAAAAAGAATGGATCTTTATATAGATGCCGGTAGTTTCAAACAGGGGATGTATCTTGTTGCCGTAAAAAATTACGAAGAACAAGTGATTAAGAAATTCGTTAAAATTGACCGTTAA
- a CDS encoding transketolase, which translates to MSSTQELEKISSQVKRDVLRMVHAVQSGHPGGSLGCSEFFTALYFKILKHNPEKFSMDGHGEDLFFLSNGHISAVWYSVLARSGYFNVKELSTFRKLNSRLQGHPATEEGLPGIRIASGSLGQGLSVAIGASLSKKLNKDNRLVYALLGDGELQEGQIWEAAMYASANKVDNLIVSIDVNGRQIDGDTNDVLNLGDLKAKWEAFGWDVLENANGNDIELVISTLKLAQEKTGKSKPVMILMKTEMGYGVDFMMGSHKWHGIPPNNEQLANALSQLKETLGDY; encoded by the coding sequence ATGTCTTCAACACAAGAATTAGAAAAAATTTCATCCCAGGTAAAAAGAGATGTACTAAGAATGGTACATGCAGTTCAATCGGGACATCCAGGAGGTTCATTGGGTTGTTCTGAATTTTTTACAGCCCTTTATTTTAAAATTTTAAAACATAACCCTGAAAAATTTTCTATGGATGGACATGGAGAAGATTTGTTTTTTCTCTCCAACGGCCATATTTCCGCAGTTTGGTATAGCGTTTTGGCCCGTTCGGGTTATTTTAATGTAAAAGAACTTTCCACTTTTAGAAAGCTAAATTCTCGTCTTCAAGGCCATCCTGCTACTGAGGAAGGATTACCAGGAATAAGAATAGCCTCTGGTTCCCTTGGACAAGGCTTATCCGTTGCAATTGGTGCATCTTTGTCAAAAAAATTGAACAAGGACAACAGGCTTGTTTATGCTCTTTTAGGAGATGGTGAATTGCAAGAGGGACAAATATGGGAAGCTGCAATGTATGCCTCTGCTAATAAAGTTGATAACTTAATTGTTAGCATTGATGTTAATGGACGCCAAATTGATGGTGATACCAATGACGTATTAAACCTGGGAGACTTAAAAGCCAAGTGGGAGGCCTTTGGTTGGGATGTGCTTGAAAATGCAAATGGAAATGATATAGAACTTGTTATCAGTACCCTAAAGTTAGCTCAGGAAAAAACAGGAAAAAGCAAACCAGTTATGATTTTAATGAAAACCGAAATGGGTTATGGAGTTGATTTTATGATGGGAAGTCATAAATGGCATGGTATTCCACCTAATAATGAACAACTTGCTAATGCCTTATCTCAATTAAAAGAAACCTTGGGAGATTATTAA
- the meaB gene encoding methylmalonyl Co-A mutase-associated GTPase MeaB: protein MNASNKNVINVTPLKASEYFNGIISGNRVSLSRAITLIESSLEKHQAMARELVELCLPYSGNSIRIGITGAPGAGKSTFIDSFGSYLTSHNKKVAVLAIDPSSSKAKGSILGDKTRMDRLAIDPSAFIRPSPSSGSLGGVAKTTRETIILCEAAGFDFIIVETVGVGQSEIAVHSMVDFFLLIMIAGAGDELQGIKRGIMEMADAIAINKADGDNLTKAKAARAEFSHALHLFPPSESGWVPRVETCSALSDMGIDNIWKIIEEHHLAAVTKGYFDFNREQQSIFWMYDTITENLKSSFFNQQKIKDALPLFERKIKDKTISSYAAAVELLELFKNRK, encoded by the coding sequence ATGAATGCTTCCAATAAAAACGTAATAAATGTTACTCCATTAAAAGCAAGTGAATATTTCAATGGAATTATTTCCGGTAACAGGGTTTCATTAAGCAGGGCTATAACACTAATTGAGAGTAGTTTAGAGAAGCATCAGGCAATGGCCCGGGAACTTGTTGAACTTTGTCTTCCGTATTCTGGAAATTCAATTCGTATAGGAATTACAGGTGCACCAGGAGCTGGAAAAAGCACTTTTATTGATTCCTTCGGATCATATCTTACTTCACACAATAAAAAAGTAGCTGTTTTAGCCATTGATCCTAGTAGCAGTAAAGCTAAAGGGAGTATATTGGGAGATAAAACAAGGATGGACAGGCTTGCCATTGATCCTTCTGCATTTATTCGGCCTTCCCCCTCATCTGGTTCATTGGGTGGTGTTGCTAAAACCACCAGGGAAACTATAATACTTTGTGAAGCTGCAGGTTTTGACTTTATTATTGTGGAAACCGTTGGTGTTGGACAATCTGAAATAGCTGTGCATTCCATGGTTGATTTCTTTCTATTGATAATGATTGCAGGGGCAGGGGATGAGCTACAGGGAATAAAACGTGGCATTATGGAAATGGCTGATGCCATTGCAATTAATAAGGCTGATGGAGATAACCTGACTAAAGCAAAAGCCGCAAGAGCTGAATTTTCTCATGCTCTTCATCTTTTTCCTCCCTCTGAATCAGGATGGGTGCCCAGGGTTGAAACTTGTTCAGCACTTAGCGATATGGGGATAGATAATATCTGGAAAATCATTGAAGAACATCACCTTGCTGCTGTTACAAAAGGATACTTTGATTTTAACAGAGAACAACAATCCATTTTTTGGATGTATGATACCATAACAGAAAATTTAAAATCATCCTTTTTTAACCAACAAAAAATAAAAGATGCTTTGCCTTTATTTGAGAGGAAAATCAAGGATAAAACGATTTCTTCTTATGCTGCAGCTGTTGAATTATTGGAACTTTTTAAAAACCGGAAGTAG
- the ychF gene encoding redox-regulated ATPase YchF, whose protein sequence is MALKCGIVGLPNVGKSTLFNCLSNAKAQAANFPFCTIEPNIGVITVPDERLTQLEAIVNPERVVPTTVEIVDIAGLVKGASKGEGLGNKFLANIRETDAILHVLRCFDNDNVVHVEGSVNPVRDKEIIDIELQIKDLEAVDKKIQKVEKSAKTGDKDAKKALEVLLVYKSHLEQGKSARSAPVLADDKKHIEDIMLLTAKPILYICNVDEASVKTGNKHVEAVKEAIKDENAEILMIAAAIEAEISELETFEERQMFLEELGLNEPGVNKLISAAYRLLNLYTYFTAGVKEVRAWTIEKGMTAPQAAGVIHTDFEKGFIRAEVIKFNEYVKLKSEQACKEAGKMAVEGKEYVVADGDIMHFRFNV, encoded by the coding sequence ATGGCTTTAAAATGTGGAATTGTTGGTCTGCCTAATGTAGGTAAATCAACTTTATTTAATTGTTTATCCAATGCAAAGGCTCAGGCAGCAAATTTTCCTTTTTGCACTATTGAGCCAAACATAGGTGTGATTACTGTGCCGGATGAGAGATTAACTCAGCTTGAAGCTATAGTTAATCCTGAAAGAGTTGTACCTACAACCGTAGAGATAGTGGATATTGCAGGCTTGGTTAAAGGTGCTAGCAAAGGGGAGGGTTTGGGAAATAAATTCCTTGCTAATATTAGAGAAACGGATGCAATTTTACATGTTTTGCGTTGCTTTGACAATGATAATGTTGTTCACGTTGAAGGAAGTGTGAATCCTGTACGTGATAAAGAAATCATAGATATTGAACTTCAGATAAAGGATTTAGAGGCTGTTGATAAAAAAATACAAAAGGTTGAGAAATCTGCCAAAACAGGGGATAAAGATGCAAAAAAAGCCCTGGAAGTACTCCTGGTTTATAAATCTCACTTAGAACAAGGCAAATCTGCTCGTTCTGCCCCAGTTTTAGCTGATGATAAAAAGCACATTGAAGATATAATGTTACTTACTGCCAAACCCATACTGTATATTTGTAATGTAGATGAGGCCTCTGTTAAAACAGGTAATAAGCATGTTGAGGCTGTAAAAGAAGCCATTAAGGATGAAAATGCTGAGATTTTAATGATTGCTGCTGCTATTGAAGCAGAAATTTCGGAACTTGAAACCTTTGAAGAAAGACAAATGTTCCTGGAAGAACTTGGTTTGAATGAGCCTGGTGTAAACAAGCTAATTAGTGCAGCATATAGGTTGCTTAACCTGTATACTTATTTTACTGCAGGGGTAAAGGAAGTAAGAGCATGGACCATTGAAAAGGGAATGACTGCCCCTCAGGCAGCAGGAGTAATCCATACAGATTTTGAAAAAGGATTTATTCGTGCTGAAGTAATTAAATTTAATGAATACGTTAAGCTAAAGTCAGAACAGGCTTGTAAAGAAGCTGGTAAAATGGCAGTTGAAGGAAAAGAATATGTAGTTGCTGATGGTGATATCATGCATTTTAGATTTAATGTATAG
- a CDS encoding aspartate aminotransferase family protein: protein MVSQRQLFLNHLAQTSPAPIGLEIVKAQGLYLEDFSGKKYMDLISGISVSNIGHRHPKVLAAIQDQLDKYLYLMVYGEYVQSPQVVYAKMLTNLLPFSLNTVYFTNSGSEANEGALKLAKRFTGRSEIIAFKNAYHGSTQGALSVMGNETFKNAFRPLLPGIRFLEFNNSADLEIITTNTACVIVEPVQGEAGIIVPNNDFLKKLRNKCNETGTLLIFDEIQTGFGRTGSLFAFEQFDVVPDLLTIAKGMGGGMPIGAFVASNEIMKSLSENPVLGHITTFGGHPVSCAAAKACLEVLIEEELIQQVKEKEIQFRELLIHPKIKSIRSLGLMIALEFDDFEFNKKVIDLCIEKGIITDWFLFCDNSMRIAPPLSITKKEIIEACTVILKSIEESV from the coding sequence ATGGTTTCACAAAGGCAATTGTTTCTAAATCATTTGGCACAAACATCTCCGGCTCCAATTGGACTTGAAATTGTTAAAGCCCAAGGTCTTTACCTTGAAGATTTTTCGGGTAAAAAATACATGGATTTGATATCCGGAATTTCAGTTAGTAACATTGGCCACAGACATCCAAAAGTACTGGCAGCAATACAGGATCAATTGGACAAATATCTATACTTAATGGTATATGGAGAGTATGTTCAATCTCCACAGGTTGTTTACGCTAAAATGCTTACCAATCTGCTTCCTTTTTCACTTAATACAGTATACTTTACAAATTCAGGAAGCGAAGCAAATGAAGGCGCATTAAAGCTTGCAAAAAGGTTTACTGGCCGAAGTGAAATTATCGCTTTTAAAAATGCTTACCATGGTAGTACCCAAGGTGCTTTAAGCGTAATGGGAAATGAGACTTTTAAAAATGCTTTCAGGCCTCTTTTACCAGGAATTCGTTTTCTGGAATTTAATAATTCAGCTGATTTAGAAATTATCACAACCAATACTGCTTGTGTTATTGTTGAACCGGTACAGGGTGAAGCGGGAATTATAGTTCCTAATAATGATTTTTTAAAAAAACTACGCAATAAATGCAATGAAACAGGAACATTGTTGATTTTTGATGAAATTCAAACAGGTTTTGGAAGAACCGGCAGTTTATTCGCCTTTGAACAATTTGATGTTGTTCCTGATTTATTAACAATAGCCAAAGGAATGGGCGGTGGAATGCCAATTGGGGCTTTTGTAGCATCCAATGAAATAATGAAAAGCCTTTCTGAAAACCCGGTCCTTGGTCACATAACCACCTTTGGGGGCCATCCTGTAAGTTGCGCAGCAGCAAAAGCATGTCTTGAAGTTTTAATTGAAGAAGAACTAATTCAACAGGTAAAAGAAAAAGAAATTCAGTTCAGGGAGTTATTAATTCATCCTAAAATAAAAAGCATCAGATCCTTAGGACTTATGATAGCCCTTGAATTTGATGATTTTGAATTCAATAAAAAAGTAATCGATTTATGCATTGAAAAAGGAATAATAACTGACTGGTTCCTGTTTTGTGATAATTCCATGAGAATTGCTCCTCCACTTAGCATTACTAAAAAAGAAATAATTGAAGCATGTACCGTAATTTTAAAAAGTATTGAAGAATCAGTTTAA
- a CDS encoding transketolase family protein, whose amino-acid sequence MKKYTYTEEKDTRSGFGAGLLELGRKNPNVVALCADLTGSLKMDAFEKEFPDRFFQVGIAEANMMSMAAGLTIGGKIPFTGTFANFSTGRVYDQIRQSIAYSGKNVKICASHAGLTLGEDGATHQILEDLGLMKMLPHMTVINPCDYNQTKAATLAIADHEGPVYLRFGRPKVPVFMPLDQEFIIGKAIVLNQGTDVSIFATGHLVWKALQAAEILESKGISAEVINIHTIKPLDNEAILNSVRKTKCVVSAEEHQMNGGLGDSIAQLLGRNFPSPLEMVAVNDSFGESGTPDELMEKYGLSTEKIVEAVEKVIKRKI is encoded by the coding sequence ATGAAAAAATACACTTATACTGAAGAAAAGGATACACGTTCAGGGTTTGGAGCGGGATTGCTTGAACTTGGCAGAAAAAACCCAAATGTTGTGGCGCTTTGTGCAGATCTTACCGGATCACTTAAAATGGATGCATTTGAAAAAGAATTTCCTGATAGGTTTTTTCAAGTTGGAATTGCTGAGGCCAATATGATGAGCATGGCAGCAGGACTTACTATTGGGGGAAAAATTCCTTTTACCGGAACTTTTGCAAATTTTTCTACAGGTAGGGTATACGATCAAATACGACAGTCCATTGCTTACTCTGGTAAAAATGTAAAAATATGCGCTTCTCATGCTGGACTCACATTAGGTGAGGATGGAGCAACTCATCAAATCCTTGAGGATTTAGGACTTATGAAAATGCTTCCTCACATGACTGTTATTAATCCTTGTGATTATAACCAAACTAAAGCTGCAACGCTTGCTATTGCTGATCATGAAGGTCCTGTTTATCTTCGTTTCGGCAGACCAAAAGTACCGGTTTTTATGCCCTTGGATCAGGAGTTTATTATTGGTAAAGCAATAGTATTAAATCAAGGTACTGATGTAAGCATCTTTGCAACAGGGCATTTGGTTTGGAAAGCACTTCAGGCAGCTGAAATACTTGAATCAAAAGGTATTAGTGCAGAAGTAATTAACATCCATACAATTAAACCTTTGGATAATGAAGCTATTTTGAATTCGGTAAGGAAAACAAAATGTGTTGTATCCGCTGAAGAACATCAAATGAATGGTGGACTTGGAGATAGTATTGCTCAATTACTAGGTAGAAATTTCCCTTCTCCCCTAGAAATGGTGGCTGTTAATGATAGTTTCGGAGAAAGCGGAACTCCTGATGAATTAATGGAGAAATATGGCTTAAGCACAGAAAAAATTGTTGAAGCGGTTGAAAAGGTCATAAAAAGAAAAATCTAA
- a CDS encoding OmpA family protein, whose product MRFYQHFILYVLVLFVFSNSTFAQKKQAKVEKESCVEISDKKAIKLYEQGKDKKKYEKNKRMEFLKEAIETEPDYVEALSLYAEELIKTARADGTSFKHVEKYLLKIVVLCPEYDNYAYFYLGQIAYNSNKYTDAAKNFDKFLKYPDEIKNDADLNLASESSKKAKEYAEIFEKPVPFNPICVEHVSTKDDEYLAIISPDNELMFFTRRMAIKSEFNDQAWQSDKEKLVERFTMSRRNENIFEKGQSLPSPFNRGDNYGGATVTPDNKHMYLTVCKDTLLPKKYLNCDIYTSDFINGEWGPLRNLGTNINTADGWESQPSISSDNKTLYFSSFREESQGMDIYSSSKTSDGVWQKAKNMGSPINSEKHEKSPFIHSDSHTLYFSSDGHTGVGGLDIFMVKDNGKAGWTKPKNLGFPINTENDEVGFFVSTDGKTGYFSSNSLKGKCKGGYDIFSFDLYKEARPEEVMFVKGEVKSDNGDFSRANVKIRNINTKNIVEVEVDSIDGKYVAIIVAKKEDNLVLSVKKEGKAFSSEIIHVKEELLGKPRDFSSQIKEVIVGAAYKLNNINYATNSAELTFESKEVLNDFIHYLEENPSISIAIHGHTDDVGNDAANLALSTDRAFSVLAYLQEKGIDRKRLTFKGFGKNNPLVPNTSEQNRAANRRTEFLIISK is encoded by the coding sequence GTGCGATTTTACCAGCATTTTATACTATATGTTTTAGTTCTGTTTGTTTTCAGTAATTCTACTTTTGCCCAAAAAAAACAAGCAAAAGTAGAAAAGGAAAGTTGTGTTGAGATATCAGATAAAAAAGCAATTAAACTTTATGAACAGGGCAAGGATAAAAAAAAATACGAAAAAAACAAGAGGATGGAATTCCTCAAGGAAGCCATTGAAACTGAACCTGATTATGTAGAGGCTTTATCCCTTTATGCTGAGGAATTAATTAAAACCGCCAGGGCTGATGGTACATCTTTTAAGCATGTTGAAAAATATCTTCTGAAAATTGTTGTATTATGCCCCGAATATGACAATTACGCTTATTTTTATCTGGGTCAGATTGCATACAATTCAAATAAATATACAGATGCTGCAAAGAATTTTGATAAATTTTTAAAATATCCCGATGAAATTAAAAATGATGCTGATTTAAATCTTGCATCGGAATCAAGTAAAAAAGCAAAGGAATACGCTGAAATTTTTGAAAAGCCTGTTCCGTTTAATCCCATTTGCGTTGAACATGTAAGTACAAAGGATGATGAATACCTTGCAATCATTTCTCCCGATAATGAACTGATGTTTTTTACCCGAAGAATGGCTATAAAATCAGAATTTAATGATCAGGCCTGGCAATCCGATAAAGAAAAACTGGTTGAAAGGTTTACTATGAGCAGGCGCAATGAAAATATATTTGAAAAAGGACAATCTCTGCCAAGTCCTTTCAATAGGGGTGATAACTATGGAGGGGCAACTGTTACTCCTGACAATAAACACATGTACCTTACTGTATGTAAGGATACATTACTTCCCAAGAAATACCTGAATTGTGATATTTATACTTCCGACTTTATAAATGGGGAATGGGGCCCACTTCGTAACTTAGGAACAAACATAAATACTGCAGATGGTTGGGAATCTCAACCGAGCATTTCCTCAGATAATAAAACGCTTTATTTCTCAAGTTTTAGGGAAGAAAGCCAGGGAATGGATATTTATTCATCTTCCAAAACTTCTGATGGAGTGTGGCAAAAGGCCAAAAACATGGGCTCTCCTATAAATTCGGAAAAACATGAAAAGTCTCCTTTTATTCATTCTGATAGCCATACATTATATTTTTCTTCGGATGGCCATACCGGAGTTGGAGGACTCGATATTTTCATGGTGAAAGATAATGGAAAAGCAGGATGGACAAAGCCAAAAAATCTTGGCTTTCCTATTAATACTGAAAATGATGAAGTTGGTTTTTTTGTTTCCACCGATGGCAAAACTGGTTATTTTTCCTCCAATTCCTTAAAGGGCAAATGTAAAGGTGGTTATGATATTTTTTCTTTTGATCTTTATAAGGAGGCCAGGCCAGAAGAGGTAATGTTTGTAAAAGGAGAAGTGAAATCAGATAATGGAGACTTTTCCAGAGCGAATGTTAAAATCAGGAATATTAATACAAAAAATATCGTAGAGGTGGAGGTTGACTCCATTGATGGAAAATATGTAGCCATAATTGTTGCAAAAAAAGAGGATAACCTTGTATTGTCCGTAAAAAAAGAAGGAAAAGCATTTTCATCTGAAATTATCCACGTAAAAGAGGAACTTCTAGGAAAACCACGCGACTTTTCTTCTCAAATAAAAGAAGTGATTGTGGGAGCTGCATATAAATTAAATAATATCAATTACGCTACTAATAGCGCTGAGCTTACCTTCGAGTCAAAGGAAGTGTTAAATGATTTTATACATTATCTTGAAGAAAACCCTTCAATTTCAATTGCAATTCATGGGCATACAGACGATGTGGGAAATGATGCCGCTAATTTGGCCTTGTCAACAGATAGGGCATTTTCCGTTTTGGCTTACCTTCAGGAAAAAGGAATTGATAGAAAAAGATTAACTTTTAAAGGCTTTGGGAAAAACAACCCTTTAGTTCCAAATACAAGTGAGCAAAATAGAGCAGCAAACCGCAGAACGGAGTTTTTAATTATTTCTAAATAG
- a CDS encoding metallophosphatase codes for MSNRRNFLKQAIIGGTGFLGLNAIAFDAFAKKEIVKLTILHTNDVHSHIDPFPANDPKFGGLGGAARRAALVKKIRNEEENVLLLDAGDIFQGTPYFNLYGGELELKLMSQMGYDASTIGNHDFDNGLEGLEKMLPHANFPLICSNYDFSNTIMKDKTIPYKIFIKDGLKIGIFGLGIELAGLVDKKLYGDTVYMDPMQYAAKMSYMLKHELHCDLVICLSHLGFKYNSNKISDVILAKKSKNIDLIIGGHTHSFLEKPLIYNNSDNQEVVVSQVGWAGIRLGRIDFFFERRKSKKSFQGTSLIVSEKSLI; via the coding sequence ATGAGCAATAGAAGAAACTTTTTAAAACAGGCTATAATAGGAGGCACTGGATTTTTAGGCCTTAATGCTATTGCATTTGATGCTTTTGCTAAAAAGGAAATTGTAAAGCTCACCATTTTACATACAAATGATGTACATAGCCATATTGACCCATTTCCTGCAAATGATCCAAAATTTGGTGGTTTGGGAGGGGCTGCAAGAAGAGCCGCGTTGGTTAAAAAGATAAGAAATGAAGAAGAAAATGTTTTATTGCTTGACGCTGGTGATATTTTCCAAGGTACTCCCTATTTTAATCTTTATGGAGGAGAGTTAGAACTTAAATTAATGAGCCAGATGGGTTACGATGCTTCCACCATAGGAAATCATGATTTTGATAATGGACTGGAAGGCCTTGAAAAAATGTTGCCTCATGCTAATTTTCCCCTTATCTGCAGCAATTATGATTTTTCCAATACCATAATGAAAGATAAAACAATTCCATATAAAATATTTATTAAGGATGGTTTAAAAATTGGAATTTTCGGACTTGGGATTGAATTAGCAGGCCTGGTTGATAAAAAATTATATGGTGATACTGTTTACATGGATCCTATGCAATATGCAGCAAAAATGAGTTATATGTTAAAGCATGAACTACATTGTGATCTTGTAATTTGCTTGTCTCATTTAGGATTTAAATATAACAGCAATAAAATAAGTGATGTTATACTGGCAAAGAAATCTAAAAACATTGATTTAATTATTGGAGGCCATACCCATAGTTTTTTGGAAAAACCATTAATATATAACAATTCCGACAATCAGGAGGTGGTAGTAAGCCAGGTAGGTTGGGCAGGAATAAGGCTTGGAAGAATTGATTTCTTTTTTGAAAGAAGAAAATCAAAGAAAAGCTTCCAGGGTACAAGCCTTATTGTTTCGGAAAAAAGTCTTATTTAA